CCAGACACAGACAAAGCAATGCAGGATCTTCGTGCCGAGTTGGAGGCAGTTCGCCAAACCGGACTGGCCTACGATTATGAAGAAGTTTTCAAAGGTGTCCGCTGCACGGCTGCACCCATTTTCGACGTTCAAAACAAACTCGTGGCAACCCTGAGTGTTTCGGCCCCCACAGCGCGACTGAATGAAAAAACCTCTGCCCACATCAAAAGCAGCATTATCCGAGCAGCGCAACAAATCTCCATGAGGCTCGGGGCTTCCCCCGCATGTCTTCCTTTCGAACAAAACGTATAGCGGCATACGGGCAAGAAAAAAGCTCGCTGAAACGCCTTCAATGCGCGAGCTTTTTTCTTGCCCGTTTTCCCGATTCGCGTGCGGTGCCCCTTGTCGAAGGCAACGCCCACTCAGTGCTCCCTTCACCCTGCTGACAGATCTTCGCAGTTCCCCGTGGAGGGCTCCCACACGCGACAAGAAATTGCGGGGTGGCATGCCTATCCCCCGTCCTCACAGCCCTCAGAATCAGCCTCCTTCCGAACCGATGGCAGGACGAGTGACTTCCCCATGAAATGCCAAGACTTCTCATGTTATTACAGGTAGAGATTCTTATAGCTCAGTATTTTTTCTGATAACCATTCAAAAACTGAAAGCAGGCCAATCCGGCCTCCTTATTCTCCTATCCTTTACAGGGCCACAATCGGGCAAGTTGTGAATTGACTCTGGCTGGTATCGGTGCTTCAATGTCACGGTTCATTGTACATATATTCATATAACAATGTCTCGGAGACCCTATAGGACACATCGCATGTCAAATCATACCATGGAAGAAATTGAAGAACTGTTCGGCCGACTCCTGGATGTCGACTTGCCCGTGCCGCCCAGTGCGGATGTGAATGCGGCGTTGCGGCTGGTGGACTGCATGGAATCCAAGGGGTTTTCCTTCAAGCTAACGGACCTGGCCCCCAAAAGCCTCTATGACTGCCGATGGCGGGCGACATTGACCCATGGCAAGAGGGAATTCTCTGCCGAGGATACCCAGCCCGCAGTGGCCATTTGCATTGCCGCGGCAGCCGCCCTGACCGGGCAGTCGGATACGTAATCAGGTGTCGGAGAAATGATGCTTCAGCCGAAAGGAGATTGCTGCCATGTTCCATGATGGCCCTTCGTCTGAGCAGTACCAGGCAATCCTGGAAAGCATTTCCGACGGCGTGTTCACCGTGGACACGGACTGGCGGATCACTTCGTTCAATAACGCGGCGGAAAGGATCACCGGCATCCCCCGCAAGGAAGCCCTTGGCAGGCGTTGCTCCGACGTGTTTCGTTCTTCCATGTGCAATGACCTGTGCTGTCTGAGGGAGACCCAACGAACGGGTATGGCGCAGATTGGGCGCACAGGGTACATCATCGACGCGGCGGGCAACCGCATTCCCATCAGCCTGTCGACAGCCGTCTTGCGTGATGCAAACGGCAAGGTCATCGGCGGGGCCGAGACCTTCCGCGACCTGAGCGAAGTCGAAGCCCTGCGAAACGAGCTGGAAGGCCGCTTCCGCGTGGGCGATCTGGTCAGCCGCAGCCCTCGAATGCAGCGGGTATTCTCTTCACTCGACCCGGTGGCCGCCAGTTCGAGCACCGTGCTCATCCTCGGCGAAACCGGGACCGGCAAGGAACTCATCGCCCGCACCATCCACGACCTGAGCCCGCGCAAGGACGGCCCCTTTGTGGCCATCAACTGCGGTGCTCTGCCCGAGACCCTGCTGGAATCGGAACTGTTCGGCTACAAGGCCGGGGCCTTCACAGGGGCGACCAAGGACAAACCGGGCCGCTTTGCCCAGGCTGCGGGCGGCGTCCTGTTTCTCGACGAAATCGGCAACATCAGCCCGGCCATGCAGGTACGGCTGTTGCGGGTGCTCCAGGAACAGGCCTACGACCCACTGGGCAGCGTCGCACCGGAAAAGGCAGACGTGCGCATCATTGCCGCCACCAACAGCGACGTGGCCGAAATGGTCAGGCAAGGGACGTTCCGCGAAGACTTCTACTACCGAATCAACGTCGCCCGGGTGGAACTCCCCCCCCTTCGCCTGCGCAAGGAGGACATCCCGTTATTG
This window of the Pseudodesulfovibrio sp. S3 genome carries:
- a CDS encoding sigma 54-interacting transcriptional regulator, which encodes MFHDGPSSEQYQAILESISDGVFTVDTDWRITSFNNAAERITGIPRKEALGRRCSDVFRSSMCNDLCCLRETQRTGMAQIGRTGYIIDAAGNRIPISLSTAVLRDANGKVIGGAETFRDLSEVEALRNELEGRFRVGDLVSRSPRMQRVFSSLDPVAASSSTVLILGETGTGKELIARTIHDLSPRKDGPFVAINCGALPETLLESELFGYKAGAFTGATKDKPGRFAQAAGGVLFLDEIGNISPAMQVRLLRVLQEQAYDPLGSVAPEKADVRIIAATNSDVAEMVRQGTFREDFYYRINVARVELPPLRLRKEDIPLLCMDFIQYFNALQGKQVDGLASETLSLLMIHSWPGNVRELRNIIERAFIVCHEGLIEPGHLPPDFFRMTGTVAAQTYGGLAGAIKKLEIQLIRDAVSRNQGNRLAAARELGIHKSTLFRKISQLGIDLPTRNDKTGLDGPDQR